In Streptomyces nojiriensis, one genomic interval encodes:
- a CDS encoding SAM-dependent methyltransferase — MERPAWAPPGIDISVPSVSRIYDYYLGGSHNFEVDRQTARRAMEFMPGLPKIMQANRAFMRRAVRHAVAEGVTQFLDIGSGIPTFGNVHEVAQAASPQARVVYVDHDPVAVAHSRAVLTGDDNSDIVAADLRKPKEILAAPEVGRLLDLGRPVALLLVAVLHFLEDTDNPYGAVAELRDALAPGSLLILTHASYEGIPLTQETAAGTVGVYRDMRNPLVMRTREQISGFFDGFEMLEPGLVSMPDWRPDRPDRPDGGEDAETPEDPYAFSGFGGVGRKA; from the coding sequence ATGGAGCGCCCCGCCTGGGCCCCGCCAGGCATCGACATATCGGTGCCCAGCGTGTCCCGCATCTATGATTACTACCTGGGCGGGTCCCACAATTTCGAGGTCGACCGCCAGACGGCTCGCCGCGCCATGGAATTCATGCCGGGACTGCCCAAGATCATGCAGGCCAACCGGGCATTCATGCGCCGCGCCGTCCGGCACGCCGTCGCCGAGGGCGTCACGCAGTTCCTCGACATCGGCTCCGGCATCCCCACCTTCGGCAATGTCCACGAGGTCGCCCAGGCCGCCAGCCCGCAGGCGCGCGTCGTCTACGTCGACCACGACCCCGTGGCCGTCGCGCACAGCCGGGCCGTCCTCACGGGGGACGACAACAGCGACATCGTCGCTGCCGACCTGCGCAAGCCCAAGGAGATCCTGGCCGCCCCCGAGGTCGGCCGGCTGCTCGACCTCGGCCGCCCGGTCGCCCTCCTGCTCGTCGCCGTCCTGCACTTCCTGGAGGACACGGACAACCCCTACGGCGCCGTCGCCGAGCTGCGCGACGCGCTGGCCCCCGGCAGCCTGCTGATCCTCACGCACGCCTCGTACGAGGGGATCCCGCTCACCCAGGAAACCGCCGCCGGCACCGTCGGCGTCTACCGGGACATGCGCAACCCCCTCGTCATGCGGACCCGGGAACAGATCAGCGGCTTCTTCGACGGGTTCGAGATGCTGGAGCCGGGCCTGGTGTCCATGCCCGACTGGCGGCCCGACCGGCCCGACCGGCCCGACGGCGGCGAGGACGCCGAGACACCGGAAGACCCCTACGCCTTCTCGGGCTTCGGCGGCGTGGGACGCAAGGCGTGA
- a CDS encoding CapA family protein: MTTRIRPQVLALLSAVLLSAAAGCSATGSSAPARLGDSGGPAAPSSAAGPAPARGFTLVASGDVLPHTSVIQRAANDADGDGYDFRPMFSGVKPLVSAADLALCHMETIYGEEGGPFSGYPAFKSPPEVADGLKDAGYDGCSTASNHTLDDGGAGLRRTLDRFDKVGLGHAGSARTAAEAATVTTYTAGSAKVAHLAYTYDTNGYPLPDGQPWAVNLMKQDKIVADARAARKAGADVVLVSVHWGTEWETEPDGTQLSLGRALTASQTGGRPDIDMILGTHAHIPQPYEKVNGTWIVYGMGDQVAGEMFNHTGARDMRGNYGSIGRFTFAPPAAAGQRWQVTKAEFVPQMMDLSVGRVVHLPDALAKDPGREDYESARDAIGEAVLSRGAAKDGLTMGR, translated from the coding sequence ATGACCACGCGAATCCGGCCGCAGGTGCTCGCCCTCCTGTCGGCCGTGCTGCTGTCCGCCGCTGCCGGCTGCTCGGCCACCGGGAGCTCCGCACCGGCCCGCCTCGGGGACTCCGGCGGACCGGCCGCCCCCTCCAGCGCCGCCGGACCGGCCCCCGCCCGGGGCTTCACCCTGGTCGCGAGCGGCGACGTACTGCCGCACACCTCCGTCATCCAGCGCGCGGCGAACGACGCGGACGGCGACGGATACGACTTCAGGCCGATGTTCTCCGGGGTCAAGCCCTTGGTCTCGGCGGCCGACCTCGCCCTCTGCCACATGGAGACCATCTACGGGGAGGAGGGAGGGCCCTTCTCCGGCTATCCGGCCTTCAAGTCGCCGCCGGAGGTCGCCGACGGGCTGAAGGACGCCGGGTACGACGGCTGCTCCACGGCCTCGAACCACACCCTCGACGACGGGGGCGCCGGCCTGCGCCGCACGCTGGACCGCTTCGACAAGGTCGGCCTGGGGCACGCCGGGTCGGCCCGTACGGCCGCAGAAGCGGCCACGGTGACCACGTACACGGCGGGCTCGGCCAAGGTGGCGCACCTCGCCTACACCTACGACACCAACGGCTACCCGCTGCCCGACGGCCAGCCGTGGGCGGTCAACCTGATGAAGCAGGACAAGATCGTCGCGGATGCGCGGGCGGCCCGGAAGGCGGGCGCGGACGTGGTGCTGGTGAGCGTGCACTGGGGCACGGAATGGGAGACCGAACCGGACGGGACCCAGCTCTCGCTCGGCAGGGCGCTGACCGCCTCGCAGACCGGCGGCCGCCCCGACATCGACATGATCCTCGGCACGCACGCGCACATCCCGCAGCCCTACGAGAAGGTCAACGGGACCTGGATCGTCTACGGCATGGGCGACCAGGTCGCGGGGGAGATGTTCAACCACACGGGCGCCCGCGACATGCGGGGCAACTACGGCTCGATCGGCCGGTTCACCTTCGCCCCGCCGGCCGCCGCCGGGCAGCGCTGGCAGGTCACCAAGGCCGAGTTCGTGCCGCAGATGATGGACCTGTCCGTGGGCCGGGTCGTCCACCTGCCCGATGCCCTCGCCAAGGACCCCGGCCGCGAGGACTACGAGAGCGCGCGCGACGCCATCGGCGAGGCCGTCCTCAGCCGCGGCGCCGCCAAGGACGGCCTGACCATGGGCCGGTAG
- a CDS encoding DUF4239 domain-containing protein codes for MSEWLVLSIAMAAACAVVLSIAFLNHRRIGDDDDPNETPDVIEYMTMMIGVIYAIVLGLAIAGVWEGRGAAQEYVRQEAQALHEISVRSEVYPAEVRKRIRSDVDAYVTYVVDTEWQRMADHGELTEHGGELLERIRRDVTDYEPQTDHEGQAYQPLVDQVAVADDARSARGSSAGATMPGVVWFGLIVGALVTVGLIFTLQIRRSFREMLLAGLFSALIAFLLFLIWDFDAPFGRGISATAEPFLAQFPHLDLGG; via the coding sequence TTGTCGGAATGGCTCGTCCTGTCCATCGCGATGGCCGCGGCCTGTGCCGTGGTGCTGTCCATCGCCTTCTTGAACCACAGGAGGATCGGCGACGACGACGATCCGAACGAGACCCCGGATGTCATCGAGTACATGACGATGATGATCGGGGTGATCTACGCGATCGTGCTGGGCCTGGCGATCGCCGGCGTCTGGGAGGGCCGCGGGGCCGCCCAGGAATACGTGCGCCAGGAGGCCCAGGCCCTGCACGAGATCAGTGTCCGCTCCGAGGTCTACCCGGCCGAGGTGCGCAAGCGGATCCGGTCCGATGTCGACGCGTACGTGACCTACGTCGTGGACACGGAGTGGCAGCGGATGGCCGACCACGGCGAGCTCACCGAGCACGGCGGGGAGCTGCTGGAACGTATCCGCCGGGACGTCACCGACTACGAGCCGCAGACCGACCACGAGGGGCAGGCCTACCAGCCGCTGGTCGACCAGGTCGCGGTGGCCGACGACGCCCGCAGCGCACGCGGCTCGAGTGCCGGGGCCACCATGCCGGGCGTGGTGTGGTTCGGGCTGATCGTCGGCGCCCTGGTCACCGTGGGCCTGATCTTCACCCTGCAGATCAGGCGGTCGTTCCGGGAGATGCTGCTGGCGGGCCTGTTCAGTGCCCTCATCGCGTTCCTGCTGTTCCTGATCTGGGACTTCGACGCGCCGTTCGGGCGGGGCATCTCCGCCACCGCCGAACCGTTCCTCGCCCAGTTCCCCCACCTGGACCTCGGCGGCTAG
- the lysX gene encoding bifunctional lysylphosphatidylglycerol synthetase/lysine--tRNA ligase LysX, whose product MSATSAAVEEKHGTRNRFLNRVPDGFGAFFGTLGLLCALLALSPTLRRLLRHIVRFLDLIVVPVSANLAYAVFLFLLAAALGTRKKVAWWIVITYLALLILDDVLEMAVGEYWIGIPSMIIAVAALAVLIAARDEFYAASRPGALWHALFVLGLGLLAAVLAGWALVALFPGTLPKGQWLDWAAKEVFGGLFSAREFDGHPPRPLSFLLGLFGAVALLNAAMTLFRSQRLTAALHGDEEPRIRALLGAYGRNDSLGYFATRRDKAVVFAPNGKAGVTYRVEAGVCLASGDPVGDPASWTAAIDAWLAVARRYGWQPAVMGASENGATAYARSGLGALQLGDEAILHVAHFDLDGRDMRVTRQAVNRVRRTGATTLIRRHSALSEDEMQRIVESADKWRDTETERGFSMALDRLGDRADGDCLLVEAFDDQGELIALLSFVPWGKDGISLDLMRRDRTAPNGVMEFMVAQLCAAAPGLGVHRISLNFAVFRSAFEEGGRIGAGPVLRLWRRLLLFFSRWWQLEALYRSNVKYDPEWYPRYLCYQDAGSLARVSLASGIAEGFVSVPSLRTLWGNGHPKGLTAPVTTEGLPSIDSLGLDAVEQEYPTAPAERLPEQVRVRHAKLDRIRAAGTDPYPVGIRARTHTVAELTATPGGASGRPALPPGARTGEQATLAGRVMLVRDLGGVVFAVLRDWSGDIQLMLTRDEAGAGVLDSFTSQVDFGDHVLVSGETGASRTGELSLVVRSWQLTGKCLRPLPDKRKGLADPEARVRRRYLDLVASPEARDVVRARSSAVQALRQGLLDRGYLEVETPMLQQIHGGANARPFRTHINAYDLDLYLRIAPELYLKRLCVGGMEKVFEMGRTFRNEGVSYKHNPEFTMLEAYQAFADYDVMLDLTRELIQGAATAAFGSPIAHKAGPDGKLVVHDISGTWPVKTMYGAISEALGEEVDADTEEGVLRRLCDRASVPHAPEDTRGDVVLEMYERLVEERTKLPTFYKDFPTDVSPLTRQHRRDPRLAERWDLVAFGTELGTAYSELTDPVEQRRRLTAQSLLAAGGDPEAMELDNDFLDALEYAMPPTGGLGIGVDRLVMFLTGLTIRETLPFPLVRRG is encoded by the coding sequence ATGAGTGCCACCAGCGCCGCCGTGGAGGAGAAGCACGGAACCCGGAACCGCTTCCTGAACCGGGTGCCCGACGGGTTCGGCGCGTTCTTCGGAACGCTCGGCCTGCTCTGCGCCCTGCTCGCGCTCTCCCCCACGCTGCGGCGGCTCCTTCGGCACATCGTGCGCTTCCTCGACCTGATCGTCGTACCGGTCAGCGCGAACCTCGCCTACGCCGTCTTCCTCTTCCTCCTCGCCGCGGCCCTCGGCACCCGCAAGAAGGTCGCCTGGTGGATCGTCATCACCTATTTGGCCCTGCTGATCCTCGACGACGTGCTGGAGATGGCCGTCGGCGAGTACTGGATCGGCATCCCCTCCATGATCATCGCCGTCGCCGCGCTGGCCGTGCTGATCGCCGCCCGCGACGAGTTCTACGCCGCCTCCCGCCCCGGGGCCCTGTGGCACGCCCTGTTCGTGCTCGGCCTCGGCCTGCTCGCCGCCGTACTCGCGGGCTGGGCGCTCGTCGCCCTCTTCCCCGGCACCCTGCCCAAGGGCCAATGGCTGGACTGGGCCGCCAAGGAGGTCTTCGGCGGCCTCTTCTCGGCCCGGGAGTTCGACGGCCACCCACCCCGCCCGCTGTCCTTCCTGCTCGGCCTCTTCGGCGCCGTCGCCCTGCTGAACGCGGCCATGACCCTCTTCCGCTCCCAGCGCCTGACCGCCGCCCTGCACGGCGACGAGGAGCCCCGCATCCGCGCCCTCCTCGGCGCCTACGGACGCAACGACTCCCTCGGCTACTTCGCCACCCGGCGCGACAAGGCCGTCGTCTTCGCCCCCAACGGCAAGGCCGGCGTCACCTACCGCGTCGAGGCCGGCGTCTGCCTCGCCAGCGGGGACCCGGTCGGCGACCCCGCCTCCTGGACCGCCGCCATCGACGCCTGGCTGGCCGTGGCCCGGCGCTACGGCTGGCAGCCCGCCGTCATGGGCGCCTCCGAGAACGGCGCCACCGCCTACGCCCGCTCCGGACTCGGCGCCCTGCAGCTCGGCGACGAGGCCATCCTGCACGTGGCCCACTTCGACCTCGACGGCCGCGACATGCGCGTCACCCGCCAGGCCGTCAACCGGGTCCGGCGCACCGGGGCCACCACCCTCATCCGCCGCCACTCCGCCCTCTCCGAGGACGAGATGCAGAGGATCGTGGAGAGCGCCGACAAATGGCGCGACACCGAGACCGAACGCGGCTTCTCCATGGCCCTGGACCGGCTCGGCGACCGCGCCGACGGGGACTGCCTGCTGGTCGAGGCCTTCGACGACCAGGGCGAGCTGATCGCCCTGCTCTCCTTCGTCCCCTGGGGCAAGGACGGCATCTCCCTCGACCTCATGCGCCGCGACCGCACCGCCCCCAACGGTGTCATGGAGTTCATGGTCGCCCAGCTCTGCGCCGCGGCCCCCGGCCTCGGCGTGCACCGGATCTCCCTCAACTTCGCGGTGTTCCGGTCCGCCTTCGAGGAGGGCGGCCGGATCGGCGCCGGCCCCGTCCTCAGGCTGTGGCGCAGGCTGCTCCTCTTCTTCTCCCGCTGGTGGCAGCTGGAGGCCTTGTACCGCTCGAACGTCAAGTACGACCCCGAGTGGTACCCGCGGTACCTCTGCTACCAGGACGCCGGCTCGCTCGCCCGGGTCAGCCTCGCCTCCGGCATCGCCGAGGGCTTCGTCTCCGTACCCAGCCTGCGCACCCTGTGGGGCAACGGCCACCCCAAGGGCCTCACCGCCCCCGTCACCACCGAGGGACTGCCCTCCATCGACTCCCTCGGCCTGGACGCGGTCGAGCAGGAGTACCCGACAGCCCCGGCCGAGCGGCTGCCCGAACAGGTCCGCGTCCGCCACGCGAAACTCGACCGGATCCGCGCGGCCGGCACCGACCCCTACCCGGTGGGGATCCGCGCGCGCACCCACACCGTCGCGGAGCTGACGGCCACCCCCGGGGGGGCCTCCGGCCGCCCCGCCCTCCCGCCCGGTGCCCGGACCGGCGAACAGGCCACCCTCGCCGGGCGCGTGATGCTCGTACGCGACCTCGGCGGCGTGGTCTTCGCCGTCCTGCGCGACTGGTCCGGCGACATCCAGCTGATGCTCACCCGCGACGAGGCCGGGGCCGGGGTACTGGACTCCTTCACCTCCCAGGTCGACTTCGGCGACCACGTCCTCGTCAGCGGCGAGACCGGCGCCAGCAGGACGGGCGAGCTGTCCCTGGTGGTCCGGTCCTGGCAGCTCACCGGCAAGTGCCTGCGCCCCCTCCCCGACAAGCGCAAGGGCCTCGCCGACCCCGAGGCCCGGGTCCGGCGCCGCTACCTCGACCTCGTCGCGAGCCCCGAGGCCCGGGACGTCGTACGCGCCCGCTCCAGCGCGGTCCAGGCCCTGCGCCAGGGACTGCTCGACCGCGGCTACCTGGAGGTCGAGACCCCGATGCTCCAGCAGATCCACGGCGGCGCCAACGCCCGGCCCTTCCGCACCCACATCAACGCCTACGACCTCGACCTGTACCTGCGCATCGCGCCCGAGCTCTACCTCAAGCGGCTCTGCGTCGGCGGCATGGAGAAGGTCTTCGAGATGGGCCGCACCTTCCGCAACGAGGGCGTCTCCTACAAGCACAACCCCGAGTTCACGATGCTGGAGGCCTACCAGGCCTTCGCCGACTACGACGTGATGCTCGACCTCACCCGCGAACTGATCCAGGGCGCCGCAACCGCCGCCTTCGGCTCGCCCATCGCCCACAAGGCGGGACCCGACGGGAAGCTCGTCGTCCACGACATCTCCGGAACCTGGCCGGTCAAGACCATGTACGGGGCCATCAGCGAGGCCCTCGGCGAGGAGGTCGACGCCGACACCGAGGAAGGGGTGCTGCGCCGCCTGTGCGACCGGGCGTCGGTTCCGCACGCCCCCGAGGACACCCGCGGCGACGTGGTGCTGGAGATGTACGAGCGCCTCGTGGAGGAGCGCACCAAGCTGCCCACCTTCTACAAGGACTTCCCCACCGACGTCTCCCCGCTCACCCGCCAGCACCGCCGGGACCCCAGGCTCGCCGAGCGCTGGGACCTGGTCGCCTTCGGGACCGAACTGGGCACGGCCTACTCGGAGCTGACCGACCCGGTGGAACAGCGCCGCCGCCTCACCGCCCAGTCCCTGCTCGCGGCGGGCGGCGACCCGGAGGCGATGGAACTCGACAACGACTTCCTCGACGCCCTGGAGTACGCGATGCCGCCCACGGGCGGCCTCGGCATCGGCGTGGACCGCCTCGTCATGTTCCTCACGGGCCTGACGATCCGCGAGACCCTCCCCTTCCCCCTGGTCCGCCGCGGCTGA
- a CDS encoding class F sortase, producing MGEDETGQSRKRSPWGVLALVMLTGLAMVRNGVNIGDGPPQPTAASAVAVTADQLPAAPPTPPADMEVLEHSSVQRIRIPTINVDAPVMTVGLDAEGWIDAPPPQDRNLAGWYLNGISPGQRGSAVIVGHVDNAQGPAVFYGLGSVKPGNHIEVERYDGRTAVFEVYGVEVFSKEAFPGARVYGDTGHPELRVITCGGGYSKARGYDGNVVVFARMVESR from the coding sequence ATGGGCGAGGACGAGACCGGGCAGTCACGCAAACGCTCGCCGTGGGGCGTACTCGCCCTGGTCATGCTCACCGGCCTCGCCATGGTGCGCAACGGTGTGAACATCGGCGACGGGCCGCCGCAGCCCACCGCGGCCTCGGCCGTCGCGGTGACGGCCGACCAGTTGCCGGCGGCTCCGCCCACGCCCCCGGCGGACATGGAGGTGCTGGAGCACTCGTCGGTCCAGCGCATCCGGATTCCCACGATCAACGTGGACGCACCGGTGATGACGGTCGGGCTGGACGCGGAGGGCTGGATCGACGCGCCGCCCCCGCAGGACCGCAATCTCGCCGGCTGGTACCTCAACGGCATCTCGCCCGGCCAGCGGGGCTCGGCGGTGATCGTCGGGCACGTGGACAACGCGCAGGGCCCCGCGGTCTTCTACGGCCTCGGCTCGGTCAAGCCGGGCAACCACATCGAGGTGGAGCGGTACGACGGCCGCACGGCGGTGTTCGAGGTCTACGGGGTGGAGGTGTTCTCCAAGGAGGCCTTCCCCGGGGCCCGTGTGTACGGGGACACCGGGCACCCGGAACTCCGGGTGATCACCTGCGGCGGCGGATACTCGAAGGCCCGCGGCTACGACGGCAACGTGGTCGTCTTCGCCCGCATGGTGGAGTCCCGCTGA
- a CDS encoding DUF4913 domain-containing protein has protein sequence MDSKAIENAQRVAARVTAEADGDAWKEHHWTVARFLAGSRSAAEEDRWRRQLGDWRERLVASLAADAYAEVAESQDLLLGWLLTELRRSDDALGSLLALYPLPRPRPEPRSVFPMPAADVYGDGPEFYFSDVFAFVTDYLAVTVRRPLDGTSATWCPLWWEHPEAGARLSSLWLAWEHLRHDPALGMTTWWIQHADPHLRVLMDPRQGPFAACSPKGHTHEPLGPLPVEPYEPT, from the coding sequence ATGGACAGCAAAGCGATCGAGAACGCCCAACGGGTGGCAGCGCGGGTGACGGCCGAAGCCGATGGCGATGCCTGGAAGGAACACCACTGGACGGTGGCCCGCTTCCTGGCCGGTTCCCGATCGGCCGCGGAGGAGGACCGCTGGAGAAGGCAGTTGGGCGACTGGAGGGAGCGACTGGTCGCCTCCCTCGCGGCGGACGCCTACGCCGAGGTCGCCGAATCCCAGGACCTCCTCCTGGGCTGGCTCCTGACGGAGCTTCGGCGCAGCGACGACGCCCTCGGCTCGCTGCTGGCGCTGTACCCCCTGCCCAGGCCGAGGCCGGAACCCCGTTCCGTCTTCCCCATGCCGGCGGCGGACGTCTACGGCGACGGGCCCGAGTTCTATTTCAGCGACGTCTTCGCCTTCGTCACCGACTACCTGGCGGTCACGGTCCGCCGCCCCCTGGACGGGACGTCCGCGACCTGGTGTCCGCTCTGGTGGGAGCACCCGGAGGCGGGGGCCCGGCTGTCCTCGCTCTGGCTGGCCTGGGAGCACCTGCGCCACGATCCGGCCCTCGGCATGACGACATGGTGGATCCAGCACGCCGATCCCCACCTGCGGGTCCTGATGGACCCCCGGCAGGGCCCGTTCGCCGCCTGCTCACCGAAGGGACACACGCACGAACCCCTCGGCCCGCTCCCGGTGGAACCGTACGAGCCGACATGA
- a CDS encoding universal stress protein, with amino-acid sequence MTEHVNTEFERGTDGPKVILAGVDGSESSLRAAAYAAGLARRQNALLALVYVQPVIPAGAALGAPVADTTGEIAEGLVAEIRASAERLKGIYEVRWQFHTFRGDPYAGLVSAADELMADAVVVGASEQAGHRIVGSVAIRLVKAGRWPVTVVP; translated from the coding sequence GTGACGGAGCACGTGAACACGGAATTCGAACGCGGTACCGACGGCCCGAAGGTGATCCTGGCCGGGGTGGACGGATCGGAGTCCTCGCTGCGGGCCGCGGCGTACGCGGCGGGGCTGGCCCGGCGGCAGAACGCCCTGCTGGCCCTGGTGTACGTCCAGCCGGTGATCCCGGCCGGCGCCGCGCTGGGCGCGCCGGTGGCGGACACCACCGGGGAGATCGCGGAGGGCCTGGTGGCCGAGATCCGCGCCTCGGCGGAGCGGCTCAAGGGCATCTACGAGGTGCGCTGGCAGTTCCACACCTTCCGCGGCGACCCGTACGCCGGCCTGGTGAGCGCGGCGGACGAGCTGATGGCGGACGCGGTGGTGGTCGGTGCCTCCGAGCAGGCCGGCCACCGCATCGTGGGGTCGGTGGCGATCCGCCTGGTCAAGGCGGGCCGCTGGCCCGTCACCGTGGTTCCGTAG
- a CDS encoding sigma-70 family RNA polymerase sigma factor yields the protein MPLSPTLPRTDPEALAELQRDHGRALFGFLVGLTAGDAQRAEDLVQETLVRVWQHPEALSSGHDSMRPWLFTVARRLAIDARRARLSRPLEVDPEGLEHAPEPQDAVAGSVTAIDVRRAVGSLGQEHREVLMQVYFRDRSVAEAAAELGIPAGTVKSRTYYALRALKKGLQGYGYGLGA from the coding sequence GTGCCGCTCTCCCCCACCCTCCCGCGTACGGACCCCGAGGCACTCGCCGAACTCCAGCGCGACCACGGGCGGGCCCTGTTCGGATTCCTGGTCGGGCTCACCGCGGGGGACGCCCAGCGCGCGGAGGACCTCGTGCAGGAGACCCTCGTACGGGTCTGGCAGCACCCGGAGGCCCTGTCGAGCGGGCACGACTCCATGCGGCCCTGGCTGTTCACGGTGGCCCGGCGCCTCGCGATCGACGCCCGGCGGGCCCGGCTGTCACGGCCGCTGGAGGTGGATCCGGAGGGGCTGGAACACGCACCCGAGCCCCAGGACGCGGTGGCCGGCTCGGTCACGGCGATCGACGTCCGGCGGGCCGTGGGGTCACTGGGGCAGGAGCACCGCGAGGTGCTGATGCAGGTCTACTTCCGCGACCGCTCGGTGGCCGAGGCCGCCGCCGAGCTCGGCATCCCGGCCGGAACCGTCAAGTCCCGCACGTACTACGCCCTTCGCGCCCTGAAGAAGGGCCTCCAGGGGTACGGGTACGGCCTCGGGGCCTGA
- a CDS encoding polysaccharide deacetylase family protein, whose translation MKNDEPTVGRRTVLRTAVFLGVAAASGLLSVGGESGTGTQGPGQAGPGAPAGPGARPAAGAPGLRAQALPEKSYRLRPMTADAPVRAAAVKPAVRTRPILELPAAEAASAGMVLTFDDGPDPRYTPAILDTLARYGVRAMFFVCGEMATENRNLLRRMVDEGHVIGNHTWTHPLIPQLSRPALASEIGRTSEVVQQAVGEAPLWFRAPYGAWNRAAFEIGAELGMEPLAWTVDTLDWKEPGTPTIISRVLGGAAPGVIVLSHDAGGNRSQSVQAISSYLPQLLARGYRMTLPVLPPR comes from the coding sequence ATGAAAAATGACGAGCCGACAGTAGGGCGGCGCACGGTCCTGCGTACCGCCGTCTTCCTCGGGGTCGCCGCGGCCTCCGGACTGCTCAGCGTGGGTGGTGAGAGCGGTACCGGTACCCAGGGGCCGGGACAGGCCGGGCCCGGGGCGCCGGCCGGGCCGGGGGCGCGGCCCGCGGCGGGCGCCCCGGGGCTGCGGGCGCAGGCGCTGCCCGAGAAGTCGTACCGGTTGCGGCCGATGACCGCCGATGCGCCGGTGCGCGCGGCGGCCGTGAAGCCGGCCGTACGGACCCGGCCCATCCTGGAACTCCCCGCCGCGGAAGCGGCGTCGGCCGGCATGGTGCTCACCTTCGACGACGGCCCGGACCCCCGCTACACCCCCGCCATCCTCGACACCCTCGCCCGGTACGGCGTACGCGCCATGTTCTTCGTCTGCGGGGAGATGGCCACCGAGAACCGGAACCTGCTGCGCCGGATGGTCGACGAGGGCCACGTCATCGGCAACCACACGTGGACACACCCGCTCATCCCCCAGCTCAGCCGGCCCGCCCTCGCCTCCGAGATCGGCCGCACGAGCGAGGTCGTGCAGCAGGCCGTCGGCGAGGCGCCCTTGTGGTTCCGGGCCCCCTACGGGGCCTGGAACCGGGCCGCCTTCGAGATCGGGGCCGAGCTCGGCATGGAGCCGCTCGCCTGGACCGTTGACACCCTGGACTGGAAGGAACCGGGGACGCCGACGATCATCTCCCGGGTACTGGGCGGCGCCGCCCCCGGCGTGATCGTCCTCTCGCACGACGCCGGCGGCAACCGGTCGCAGAGCGTCCAGGCGATCTCCTCGTACCTCCCCCAGCTGCTCGCGCGGGGCTACCGGATGACCCTCCCGGTGCTGCCGCCCCGCTGA